The following proteins are co-located in the Chryseobacterium daecheongense genome:
- a CDS encoding PhzF family phenazine biosynthesis protein, giving the protein MKLELYQIDAFTDELFRGNPACVVPLKEWLPDETLLKIAMENAVAETAFFIDLGSRIHLRWFTPEIEMDLCGHATLATAHCLISVLNYSRNEIIFETKSGDLKVTYRDGLYYLDFPSRMPSPSSLPDLISKSLNIQPKEVFKSRDYVLVYDNEDDIRNIKIDRQIFDKINLDPGGVIVTAKGDHSDFVSRYFTSQASILEDPVTGSAHCSLIPFWSDRLGKKDLFAMQLSERLGKLYCEDQGDRVIIAGKAKTYAAGHLWTE; this is encoded by the coding sequence ATGAAATTAGAATTATATCAGATAGATGCATTTACAGATGAGCTTTTCAGAGGAAATCCGGCATGTGTTGTACCATTAAAAGAATGGCTTCCGGATGAAACTCTTCTTAAGATTGCTATGGAAAACGCGGTTGCCGAAACAGCATTTTTTATAGACCTCGGTTCAAGAATACATCTTCGCTGGTTTACCCCTGAAATTGAAATGGATTTATGCGGACATGCAACACTGGCAACGGCCCATTGTCTGATTTCAGTTTTAAACTATAGCAGGAATGAAATTATCTTTGAAACAAAAAGCGGTGATTTAAAAGTTACCTACAGGGATGGGCTATATTATCTTGATTTTCCTTCGAGAATGCCTTCCCCGTCCTCTTTACCGGATTTGATTTCAAAATCATTGAATATACAGCCTAAAGAGGTATTTAAATCCAGGGATTATGTTCTGGTATATGATAATGAAGATGATATCAGAAACATCAAAATCGACAGGCAAATCTTTGATAAGATCAATCTGGACCCGGGTGGCGTGATTGTAACTGCAAAAGGTGACCACAGCGATTTTGTTTCAAGATATTTTACTTCGCAGGCAAGTATTCTTGAAGATCCGGTAACAGGCTCGGCTCATTGCTCATTAATTCCTTTCTGGTCTGACAGATTGGGGAAAAAAGATCTTTTTGCAATGCAGCTTTCCGAAAGATTAGGAAAGTTATATTGTGAGGATCAGGGTGATCGGGTGATCATTGCCGGAAAAGCAAAAACGTATGCTGCCGGACATCTGTGGACGGAATGA
- a CDS encoding DoxX family protein: MKTTISNFEKNSNTIYIICRILIGLFFFIAGFNKLFHPIFQGYMFNTISSIGFPFPAFTAHFTAFCECVFGLFLMLGFWTRISSVVLIIIILVALLTHDLNSIPKELIPIKPETGVYEMDAFTWLSYFLYLPQTLYLLFLTLFLFRGCVGFGIDISKKINA; this comes from the coding sequence ATGAAAACAACCATATCAAACTTTGAAAAAAACAGCAATACCATTTATATTATCTGTAGAATCCTGATAGGGCTGTTCTTTTTTATCGCAGGGTTTAATAAATTATTCCACCCTATTTTCCAGGGATATATGTTCAATACCATCAGCAGTATAGGCTTTCCCTTTCCGGCGTTCACTGCTCATTTTACAGCTTTTTGCGAGTGTGTATTTGGCTTATTTTTAATGTTGGGTTTCTGGACGAGAATAAGTTCTGTTGTTCTGATCATCATAATTCTTGTAGCCTTATTGACACATGATCTGAATTCAATTCCTAAAGAGCTTATCCCGATTAAGCCGGAAACCGGTGTTTATGAAATGGATGCGTTTACCTGGCTGAGTTATTTTCTTTACCTGCCTCAAACCCTTTATTTACTTTTTCTTACCCTGTTCTTATTTCGGGGATGTGTGGGATTTGGGATTGATATTTCGAAAAAAATAAATGCGTAA
- a CDS encoding helix-turn-helix transcriptional regulator, which produces MKTPEKVSSITAMHHYLKLKKPTNPLISVFDFNEVSVSPDTILSAITTEFYVIAIKSDCAGRFKYGQQYYDFEDGIMYFIAPHQVVQFEDILLSDVKGSVLVIHPDFLQGYPIASSIKDYGYFSYSANEALHLSEKEENSVTEIIANIRRETENNMDVFTQDLLISNIDLLLKYCDRFYNRQFLTRKKVNNDLLTQLETLLDEQFKNNSLIINGIPSVQFIANELHISPNYLSDMLRVHTGQTTQQHIQNRLIAKAKELLSTTSMSVSEIAYHLGFEHSQSFHRLFKNRTSLSPLEFRQTFN; this is translated from the coding sequence ATGAAAACTCCTGAAAAAGTATCTTCTATTACAGCAATGCATCATTATCTGAAGCTTAAAAAACCTACGAATCCATTGATCAGTGTTTTTGATTTTAATGAAGTGTCTGTGTCTCCGGATACCATTCTGAGTGCTATTACAACGGAATTTTACGTTATTGCGATTAAAAGTGATTGTGCGGGAAGATTCAAATACGGTCAGCAATATTATGATTTTGAAGATGGAATCATGTACTTTATTGCTCCCCATCAGGTGGTGCAGTTTGAAGATATTCTGCTTTCTGACGTTAAAGGAAGTGTATTGGTGATTCACCCGGATTTTTTGCAGGGCTATCCTATTGCTTCTTCCATAAAGGATTACGGCTATTTTTCCTATTCTGCCAATGAGGCTTTACACCTTTCCGAAAAAGAAGAGAATTCCGTTACGGAAATTATCGCCAATATACGGAGGGAAACGGAAAATAATATGGATGTCTTCACCCAGGATTTACTGATCTCCAATATTGACCTGCTTTTGAAATACTGTGACCGTTTTTATAACCGTCAGTTTTTAACCAGAAAGAAAGTAAATAATGATCTCTTAACGCAATTGGAAACACTGCTTGATGAGCAGTTTAAAAATAACAGCCTCATCATCAATGGAATTCCGTCCGTACAATTTATAGCGAACGAATTGCACATCAGTCCTAATTATCTCAGCGATATGTTGCGTGTCCATACGGGACAAACAACACAGCAGCATATCCAGAACCGGCTGATTGCAAAAGCTAAAGAATTGCTGTCTACGACTTCAATGTCGGTTTCGGAAATTGCCTATCATCTTGGTTTTGAGCATTCGCAGTCTTTTCACCGTTTGTTTAAGAACAGGACTTCGCTTTCTCCACTTGAATTCCGGCAGACTTTTAACTGA
- a CDS encoding NAD-dependent epimerase/dehydratase family protein, producing the protein MQTILGANGQIGEELARELKRNFTSDIRIVSRNAKKVNDTDTVFSADLSVKENAVEAVKGSEIAYFTLGLPMDSDLWEKQFLLITKNIIEACKVNGTKLVFFDNTYMYPQNGNVLTEKTPFAPVGRKGRVRKKMAEMLLKEMAAGTMDIVICRAPEFYGPGKTQSITNAFIFDAIKEGKKLKVPLRDDKLRSLIWTPDASRATALIGNTPDAYGQTWHLPVDDHRLTYKEFIALASEIYGQEFRYFTIPKFAFRIGALFNEKAKELQELLPRYEYDNLFDDSKFRSRFPDFEVTPYRKGIEQIKKEQ; encoded by the coding sequence ATGCAAACAATATTAGGTGCTAATGGCCAGATTGGCGAAGAACTGGCAAGGGAGCTGAAACGGAATTTCACTTCCGATATCAGAATTGTAAGCAGAAATGCAAAAAAAGTAAATGACACGGATACCGTCTTTTCAGCGGACCTCTCTGTTAAAGAAAATGCGGTTGAGGCGGTGAAAGGAAGTGAAATTGCTTATTTCACACTAGGGCTTCCGATGGACTCAGATCTTTGGGAAAAACAGTTTCTCCTTATTACAAAAAATATAATTGAGGCTTGTAAAGTAAACGGAACCAAGCTGGTATTTTTTGATAATACCTACATGTATCCTCAAAATGGTAACGTTCTTACGGAAAAAACACCGTTTGCTCCTGTGGGTAGAAAAGGAAGGGTAAGGAAGAAAATGGCAGAAATGCTTTTAAAAGAAATGGCAGCAGGAACTATGGATATTGTCATCTGCAGAGCTCCGGAATTCTATGGCCCCGGAAAAACACAGAGCATTACCAACGCTTTTATTTTCGATGCTATTAAAGAGGGAAAAAAACTAAAGGTTCCTTTAAGAGATGATAAGTTAAGAAGCTTAATCTGGACACCCGATGCGAGCAGAGCTACCGCTTTGATTGGTAATACACCCGATGCCTATGGTCAAACCTGGCACTTACCTGTTGATGATCATCGGCTGACTTATAAAGAATTCATTGCTTTGGCTTCGGAAATTTATGGACAGGAATTCAGATATTTTACAATTCCTAAATTTGCTTTCAGGATTGGAGCCCTGTTTAATGAGAAAGCAAAAGAACTGCAGGAACTTCTTCCCAGATATGAATATGATAACCTTTTTGATGATTCAAAATTCAGAAGCAGATTCCCGGATTTTGAGGTAACCCCATATCGAAAGGGCATAGAACAGATAAAAAAAGAGCAGTAA
- a CDS encoding VIT family protein gives MHHQQEKHYVNRVGWLRAAVLGANDGLLSTTSIVIGVAAAESQRNTIILAALAGMIAGALSMAAGEYVSVSSQEDTEKADLLREKRELEEMPEMELKELAKIYEERGVSKKTAMQVAVELSEHNALEAHARDELGINEISQARPLQAAIASLASFAVGAMLPFLVSLLAPIDQMVYFQYGFSIIFLMILGAVSAKTGGSKIGIAVIRICFWGTAAMGITALIGHLFGVTVS, from the coding sequence ATGCATCATCAACAGGAAAAACATTATGTAAACAGGGTTGGTTGGCTGCGGGCAGCCGTTTTGGGAGCCAATGACGGTTTATTATCTACAACAAGCATTGTTATAGGAGTTGCCGCTGCAGAATCACAGCGTAACACGATCATTCTGGCTGCATTAGCCGGGATGATCGCCGGTGCCTTGTCCATGGCTGCAGGTGAATACGTATCGGTGAGTTCACAGGAGGATACCGAGAAAGCTGATCTTCTGCGTGAGAAAAGGGAGTTGGAAGAAATGCCTGAAATGGAACTTAAAGAACTTGCCAAAATATACGAAGAAAGAGGGGTGAGTAAGAAAACAGCAATGCAAGTTGCCGTTGAATTAAGTGAGCACAATGCCCTGGAAGCCCATGCCCGGGATGAATTAGGAATTAATGAGATCAGCCAGGCCAGGCCATTGCAGGCTGCCATTGCTTCGTTGGCATCATTTGCTGTGGGCGCCATGCTTCCCTTTCTTGTATCTCTTTTAGCTCCTATTGATCAGATGGTTTATTTTCAATATGGCTTTTCCATTATTTTTCTGATGATTTTGGGAGCTGTTTCTGCAAAAACAGGAGGTTCAAAAATCGGAATTGCTGTGATAAGGATTTGTTTCTGGGGAACTGCTGCCATGGGGATAACGGCACTGATAGGACATCTTTTTGGAGTAACCGTTTCCTGA
- a CDS encoding CPBP family intramembrane metalloprotease yields MERKEFIKTGVLFSVLMMSLFTQLISVTGFLIITLFAALVYLYTVLEKNLKYSRFLYHTLALVILAVSIIIFQHLLPGFNNVLIFDKIQVSKDGVPFTMYFNIDKTLAGLTLLLFVVPPAKDFRSALKKSWSLILMTILLLMGLTLLFSFVRIDIKFHQYFFVWALNNVLFVVMAEEVLFRGFFQRHLSLLNIKNSQIIAVVIAGLSFGALHWAGGILYVLYAAIAGIMYGLIYQRSNNILVNILSHFLLNIIHILFFTYPFLK; encoded by the coding sequence ATGGAAAGAAAAGAATTCATCAAAACAGGAGTATTATTTTCTGTTTTGATGATGAGCCTCTTCACTCAGCTTATATCTGTTACAGGATTTTTAATTATAACGTTGTTTGCAGCTTTGGTCTATCTGTATACTGTTCTGGAAAAGAACCTGAAATACAGCAGGTTTTTATATCATACTTTGGCACTGGTAATTCTGGCTGTTTCGATTATTATTTTTCAGCATCTGTTGCCGGGGTTTAATAATGTGCTCATTTTCGACAAAATACAGGTTTCAAAAGATGGTGTTCCTTTCACAATGTACTTTAATATAGATAAAACGTTGGCAGGACTTACCCTGTTGTTATTTGTAGTACCCCCTGCGAAGGATTTCAGGTCCGCTCTGAAGAAAAGCTGGTCCCTGATTTTGATGACCATTCTTTTGCTGATGGGACTCACACTATTATTTAGTTTTGTAAGAATTGATATTAAATTTCATCAGTATTTCTTTGTATGGGCTTTGAATAATGTATTGTTTGTTGTCATGGCCGAAGAGGTTTTGTTCAGAGGTTTCTTTCAAAGGCATTTGTCTTTGCTGAATATTAAAAACAGTCAGATAATTGCTGTTGTTATTGCCGGATTAAGCTTTGGAGCGTTGCATTGGGCGGGTGGAATATTGTATGTTCTGTATGCTGCAATAGCCGGGATTATGTATGGTTTAATTTACCAGAGATCAAACAATATACTGGTGAATATATTGAGTCATTTTTTATTGAATATCATTCATATTCTGTTTTTTACCTATCCATTTTTAAAATAA
- a CDS encoding T9SS type A sorting domain-containing protein, translated as MKKLILFLSFMSFFQSQIIAQIIAPVRDTYNITFTRDDNFIGETVPGHAHTNVTLDIKIGSNIRTNTFLPDVVSSKDYNFPVIYLLPGSPAPVTYVNVTFSTPSLQSGYYELGTHVGDETIIPPVTYYTGQFGYGVAITCIATNKYLMRITRFECNLCIPGGGIPVSKTANPQNTPLIAPNPSMGLSELYYTAADKETVSINIADINGKTINAYSKDLEAGLQKLPIDIQNHLSGTYIVQWRSSTGKTGSLKLVKK; from the coding sequence TTTATCCTTTATGTCTTTCTTTCAAAGTCAGATAATTGCGCAGATAATTGCTCCTGTAAGAGATACCTATAACATTACTTTTACCAGGGATGACAATTTTATAGGTGAAACCGTACCAGGGCACGCCCATACAAACGTTACCCTGGATATAAAAATTGGTTCTAATATAAGAACAAATACTTTTCTTCCAGATGTTGTTTCCTCAAAGGATTATAATTTTCCTGTGATCTACCTTCTTCCCGGGAGCCCGGCCCCTGTCACCTATGTTAATGTAACTTTTAGTACTCCATCCTTACAAAGCGGATATTATGAGCTTGGAACCCATGTTGGAGATGAGACTATAATTCCTCCTGTGACCTACTATACCGGTCAATTCGGATACGGTGTTGCGATTACCTGTATTGCTACCAATAAATATCTCATGAGAATTACCCGTTTTGAATGTAATCTATGCATTCCGGGAGGTGGTATACCGGTTTCAAAAACAGCAAACCCTCAAAATACACCACTAATAGCTCCAAATCCAAGCATGGGACTTAGCGAATTGTATTATACGGCTGCAGATAAGGAAACAGTTTCAATAAACATAGCAGATATTAATGGTAAAACAATAAATGCTTATTCTAAGGATTTAGAAGCCGGTTTACAAAAGCTTCCTATTGATATTCAAAATCATTTGAGCGGTACTTATATTGTTCAATGGAGATCCAGTACCGGTAAAACCGGAAGTTTGAAACTGGTTAAAAAATAA